One window of Trichomycterus rosablanca isolate fTriRos1 chromosome 2, fTriRos1.hap1, whole genome shotgun sequence genomic DNA carries:
- the rnmt gene encoding mRNA cap guanine-N7 methyltransferase codes for MMAEDSNEGNGTIPSGADCLRKRKHEDDRDELVSPSKKLDTGEGHSRKVASHYNSLQECGLVERNKSRIVHMRNFNNWMKSVLIGEILDTVRRDRREVSVLDLGCGKGGDLLKWRKGRISRLVCADIAAVSVEQCQQRYDDMKRRSHPSERIFSAEFITADCTKELLSEKLSDPEQQFDVCSCQFVYHYSFESHKQAETMMRNACEKLRPGGFFIGTTPDSYELVRRLEESDSNSFGNEVYRVTFQKKSEYPLFGCQYDFHLEGVVDVPEFLVYFPLFVEMAKKYKMRLVYKRTFHQFFEEKVKDQRNKVLLQRMQGLEQYPADDRSRLASDTTGEYDHAERRTQSPGISLPLGTMSKSEWEATSIYLVFVFEKMA; via the exons ATGATGGCGGAAGACTCGA ATGAAGGAAACGGGACGATTCCGTCAGGAGCCGATTGTTTGaggaaaagaaaacatgaaGACGACCGAGATGAATTGGTCTCCCCTTCAAAGAAGCTG gaCACGGGAGAGGGTCACAGTCGCAAAGTAGCTTCACACTACAACTCTCTGCAGGAATGTGGACTAGTGGAGCGCAACAAGAGCAGAATCGTTCACATGCGCAACTTCAACAACTGGATGAAGAGCGTACTGATCG GCGAGATCCTGGATACGGTGAGGAGGGACCGGAGGGAGGTGTCCGTCTTGGATCTGGGATGTGGGAAGGGAGGAGATCTGCTCAAGTGGAGGAAAGGACGCATCAGCAGGCTGGTGTGTGCAG acatcgcGGCGGTGTCGGTGGAGCAGTGTCAGCAGCGCTACGATGACATGAAGAGGAGGAGTCACCCCAGCGAGCGCATCTTCAGCGCCGAGTTCATCACCGCCGACTGCACCAAg gagctgCTGAGTGAGAAGCTGAGCGACCCCGAGCAGCAGTTTGACGTCTGTAGCTGTCAGTTTGTCTATCATTATTCCTTCGAGAGCCACAAACAGGCCGAGACCATGATGAGGAACGCCTGTGAGAAGCTCCGGCCGGGCGGGTTCTTCATCGGGACCACTCCGGACTCCTACGAGCTGgt GAGGCGCCTGGAGGAGTCCGACTCGAACAGCTTCGGGAACGAGGTGTACCGCGTGACCTTCCAGAAGAAAAGCGAGTACCCGCTGTTCGGCTGTCAGTACGATTTCCACCTGGAGGGCGTGGTGGACGTCCCCGAGTTTCTGGTCTACTTCCCTCTCTTTGTAGA AATGGCGAAGAAGTACAAGATGCGCCTGGTGTATAAGAGGACGTTCCATCAGTTCTTCGAGGAGAAGGTGAAGGACCAGAGGAATAAGGTTCTGCTGCAGAGGATGCAGGGATTGGAG CAATACCCGGCGGATGACCGAAGTAGGTTGGCATCAGACACTACGGGGGAGTACGATCACGCCGAGAGGAGAACGCAGAGCCCCGGGATCTCGCTGCCACTG
- the fam210aa gene encoding uncharacterized protein C18orf19 homolog A: MMRFLCGREARRVALLFQTQFSSPGRLVAQNQPGSGSRWICASSSHLSSQKSSSGDGQLGPGESGDTDPLQDESIGLVQRFKRSFKQYGKVMIPVHLLTSSVWFGAFYYSAMKGVNLVPFLEYVGFPEKLVKLLENSQSGYALTAYALYKIATPARYTVTLGGTSLSVKYLRKHGYMSTPPPVKEYLQGKMEETRGKISEKMEETKDRFSERMEETKDKFTGKLQETKDKVGLGKKPKQTE, translated from the exons ATGATGCGTTTCCTGTGTGGACGAGAGGCCAGGCGGGTTGCCCTGCTCTTTCAGACCCAGTTTTCATCGCCTGGCCGCCTCGTTGCTCAGAACCAGCCGGGATCTGGATCACGATGGATCTGCGCTTCCTCCTCCCACCTTAGTTCTCAGAAAAGTTCCTCTGGAGATGGTCAGCTCGGTCCAGGGGAGAGTGGAGACACTGATCCTTTGCAGGATGAATCTATTGGACTGGTGCAGAGGTTTAAGAGATCCTTCAAACAGTACGGCAAAGTCATGATCCCTGTCCACCTGCTGACCTCCTCCGTCTGGTTCGGAGCTTTTTACTACAGTGCTATGAA AGGAGTGAATCTGGTGCCGTTCCTGGAGTACGTCGGGTTCCCTGAGAAGCTGGTGAAACTTTTGGAGAACTCTCAGAGCGGCTACGCACTGACCGCGTACGCTCTGTATAAG ATCGCCACTCCGGCGAGGTACACGGTGACGTTAGGGGGTACGTCCCTCTCTGTGAAGTATCTGAGGAAGCACGGGTACATGTCGACCCCGCCACCGGTCAAAGAATACCTGCAGGGGAAGATGGAGGAGACCAGGGGAAAGATCTCTGAAAAGATGGAGGAGACCAAGGATCGCTTCTCTGAGAGGATGGAAGAGACCAAGGACAAGTTCACGGGAAAACTGCAGGAGACCAAAGACAAAGTGGGTCTGGGgaagaaacccaaacagactGAATGA